GGCTACCATCATGACATCTTTAGATAGTAGTGGGTGGAGTTCCCACACCTGCGACTGTGTAAGTGGCGGGCTTAAGTGCCAATCCCTGCGGGCATCAAAAATCCATGGATAGTATGTGAGGTATGTGTGACCTATAGCGCTGCTCATCCTGGTCTCTGAATACAATGCCATaactacagtgaagactgacacctcCGCAGGTGGATGCATAGCAGAGGGGGTGTGACCCTGTTTAGCAGTGGCACTCATATGCTTTTtggcttctctccctctctctgggcTCTACTTTACTTGTTAGCCGTATAAGAGATCATGAATTATTATTTAAGGGGGAAGCGCACTTCTAAATCGCTCCCTTCATTAACGGTACATTCGCATCAGGTTAGAGGTTTGGTTCCTGCGGACGACTTCAAAGACGCCTTTGCTTTGATGCTCGCTGCTTATTTGAAGACATTTGCTCCAAACTTCCATCAAACAGACTAAAAATGAGTCATTTTGCATTTGCTGTGATTTCCGACTCTCGGAGGCCGCGGCGAGATTGCTATTAAGTAAACACCTTTAATCCAGAAAATGGGGGACGGTTATTACATGCAAATCTCCGTAGTTTGCGGAATCTTCCAGCTGCCTCTGAAAAAGAGAGGGTGGGGCAAGCGCTGCCAGCTCCACTATAGTCTGTGCCCATGAGATACCAACGTGGGCTGCAAGGACTGCAGAAGAGAATCCGGCATATTCGGATGCGCCATAACCGTTTGAGTTGGGACTGTCTAGggtaaaaaacatggctgctctctttCAAAACCAGCACTTCAATGGAgcggagctgcagtaccagacacaaccagtggacaggagtagcGCTGTTTCTGTAAGGCCCCGGTCACGCAGGCATGTAGCTGTTGGCGCGTCTGAATGTTTTTACATTAAAATACTTTTCCAACAATTAcaataaacttatttttacatttttttagccccttagaggacttgaacttgcgactgtttgatcgctcatacagtataatgtaataccacagtattacattacaCCACATTTTGGCAGGCAGACTTTGAAGGTGAACCACAGGCACGCCTTCATAGGCATGtgttcatggcagccctggggggtcTTCAGTAGGCCCCCCGGTTGCTGTGACAACCAAACAGCACTCCGCAATCGCATCGTGGGATGGCCGTTCGGGATCGCAGAATAACGATCggggcatttagagggttaacagctgcgatcagcattaGCAGTGATGGCGGATGTGTGCTGCCACAGACAGCCGGCAGCCGCCTTGTATGGAGCTGGATTGGCTTgctataatgctgcaaatcaaCCAACATAACCAGGATGCACATGTGTGGGGGGTTACCACGGTCTCCGTACTGCACCCTCCTCCTTCGGGGGCATGCAGTGAAGGGGAGATGGGGACATGGgccccctgttcttgggattggtgcgGGTCCCATCAGTCAGACCCCTACCCAtcatagttatcccctatcctggtacaacccctttaagtccgaaTACCTGCCCCGAAGCCTCCCAGCTGaggtctgttacaatgtatcctgcCCAGTCCTgactttgttacattgtatcagcctGGAGCCCAAAGtttctagactggatacaattgtgacaaaccctcagctgtgagaagtatcatGTTTTTGGCTCCAGCTTGGGCCTATTTTGTCCCATATCAGGATTTCTGGACCATTGGCTGTTAAATGAATGGACTTGACCAAGACTTTATGGATTTCCCTCGTTATTTGTGCCGCTGTTTCCAAGAAATCAATATAGATAAAGAGAAATTAGTCAATTGCAGTGAATTGTGAAATGTTGCCACTGTACACGGTGCCGGCCAAATAGGGGGCGCTACTAGTTATTGCTGATTACCACATGTCAAGGGTAACTAGTCTTCACCTAAAGGGGTATTACCAGCAAAGCCATAGTCCACGGCTGTTTCTGAACTTCCATAGGTCAGAGTGGGATACTGCTTCTGCTTGTGGAGACCACCAAGGTAGtacaggccatgcaatgctccctgggggaaagttatgcaaatgagaattggGAAAATGCTTCTAACCTGCCAATAGGTGGCGATAAAAACTCATTTGCATACAAATGGCCATAGAGATTTCTGGCCAGCTCTCCCAGCTTCTCTGAACTACCCTAGAATGTAATACTCTCATTTATCTCCATGGTGTTAGGGCTACACAGCGACTTTGGCTGCAACATCGGTCTTGCAACCGAAGATCGCTAACCCCACGCAAGGGCTGCATACTTGGCTTGGCTGACTCTATCAATATTTCTCACTTTACTGCTTTGTCTgtatgtgtcagtcttcactgcagcttcGGCATTCTATTCATAATCGTCACTGTGGGGAaatcagttttcctgctccaggACTTAGGCTATAGCTACACAGACAGACACTCTGGACATGGCACAGGTCAGAGATCACGGTggtgtagctctacagctttccatgatcattgaagtcaatggttacTGCGAAAACAACCTGAAGACCACAAAAAATCCAACCTCCATGAAGTTTTTGCAGTCTGCGCGGTGGCAGAAACCTGCAAGTCACACCACAACCCCATCGTCATCCATGAGGGTGCAAGGTACGGTATCGGCTGCCTGGTGATACTTGGTTGCGTGACTGTATCACAGCCAAAGTCCCCGTGTAGACGTTACGTAATTCCCAAAGCACAACGTGGGCAGAAAAATTGATTTTTCCACATGCGATCATGTTCCATATTCCATTACTTATCAGTCTTTCCCTATAAAGTTAATGAATAGAATTCCagagctgcagtgaagactgacacatacAGGCAAAGAAATATCAATCAATTCAGCATTGCAGGTAATAGTCCTAGTGAGGGGTTAGATTCAAAGCCAGCCCCCTAGTGGTACAAAGTAGTAAAACCACAACCTGCTCCATAGCTGACAGTCATCGCTAATGACAGGGATCCAGCCACATATATTCTGCAGGAGCTCCGCTGTCTCCTGCAATTTCAGGGTGTCCAGGCGGAACTATCAGAGGGCGAACAGGAGGCAGATGCACTTGTTGCAGAGTCAAAGTGAATTCTTAAGCTGATCTTCACTTATTAATGTTGCCCCGAGGTAACAAGGAATCTGCATTTTGGGAACAAGTCGTCCTTCTGTCTCGTGCAATTAAAAAGAAGACTAAAAACTGCCGCTAGGAAGAAGCGCAGCATGCGGCTTATCTCCGGCGCCTCCTTCGCAGGTTGGGACCCTATGTAGGGTTAACGCCGTGTGGTGCTGCTTGCTCATTGTAGTATCTAAGCCTATTGTGTGTGATACCCTCAGAGCCATGTATCTAGGCTGATTATGTGAGATACCATCTGCGGAGTGGTGTATCTAAGCTTATTGTATCTAAGGCATAAGAGGACTCCAGTGTTGACCAGTAAAAGAGCGCAGAATGCTGCGTTACGTCATCCGTGAAAATGCCGGATAGTATAACAGAAGCCAGAAAGACCTCATTGTAGTCACTGGCGTGCGTTCGGCGCCGCTCAGTTCCAACGGACGCGTTTGTGCAGCGAATACGCTTTTCTACACCCATAATGGAGCTGGAAAATGGAAAGCAAGCGCTGTCGTGAACCCAACCCTAGCCtatcatgtgatactgtctgctgagctctgtATCTAAGCTGATCATGTGTGATAACATCTGCTCccctgtgtatctaagcccatcatcATACTGTCTACTGAGTTGCAATATCTAAGCCTAGCGTGTGTGATTCTAtttactgagctgtgtatctaaacctACCATCTATAATACTTTCAGTTGAGGGTGTatctaagcgctgcagaataagttggcgctacacaaataaagattattatcatcatgtgTGATGCTTTCTgctgagctactgtatctaatccaatcATGTGAGATACAGTCAACTAAGCAgtatatctaagcctatcatcaTTGTGATACTCTCTGGGGAGTTGTGTATCTAAGCATGTCATGTATGACACTGTCAGCTGAGCCACTAGATctgatcctatcatgtgtgatactgtttgcttaGTCATGTTTGTAAGGATAttatgtgtgatgctgtctgttaAGCTGTTGTATCTAAGCCTTTTTGGTGTGATGCGGTCTGCTGAGTCATGTCTCTACAACCCCAAATCTAAAAAAGTTTGGCGGGGCCATGGCTGCCGTTGTGTGGCGCCCCCTCCTCCGGGAAGTGTAGagacaattgctggagttttgggagaggaatgtcccATTCCAGCTGCTCATCAGTCCCGCATCGGCTTTACCAGTTTTTTCCTTTCATAATGCGTcaaatgtttcctattggtggacggcctggactgcaggtggccggttctaTTGGTGGACGGTCTGGACTGTAGGTGGCCGGTTCTATTGGTGgatggtctggactgcaggcggcggttctattggtggacggtctggactgcaggcggcagttctattggtggacggtctggactgcaggcggacggtTCTATTGGTGgtcggtctggactgcaggcagccggatCTATTGGTGTACGGTCTGGACTTCAGGTGGCTGGTTCTATTGGTGTATggcctggactgcaggcggccggttctattggtggacggtctggactgcaggcggccggttctattggtggtcggtctggactgcaggcagccggatCTATTGGTGTACGGTCTGGACTACAGGTGGCCGGTTCTATTGGTGtacggtctggactgcaggtggctggTTCTATTGGTGGACGGTCTGGTCTACAGGCGGCCGGTTCAATTGGTGGATggcctggactgcaggtggccagtTCTATTGGTGGACGGTCTGGCCTACAGGCAGCCGGTTCTATTGGTGtatggtctggactgcaggtggccggttctaTTGGTGtatggtctggactgcaggtggccggttctattggtggacggtctggactgcaggtggccggttctaTTGGTGGACGGTCTGGACTGTCCTTTTcgtgaccttagtaaagcatttgacaaagtatctcattccatacttattgaaaaaatgagcaAATCTTggtttgacaaggcaactgttaggtggattcgcaacatgctgagtgatcgtactcaaagagtggtcataaatggctgcacatccaagtggaagaatgtatcaagtggggaccacaaggctctgtgctaggcccagtggtggtcaacattgttataagtgaTCTGGagaaggaaattgatgggaaactgatcgtTGGCCAGTTCTATTGGTGGACGGCCTGGACTGCAGGCGGGCAGTTCTATTGGTGGATGGCCTGGACTGCAGATGGCCGGTTCTATTGGTGGACagcctggactgcaggcggccagttctattggtggacggtctggactgcaggcagacgGATCTATTGGTGgatggtctggactgcaggtggccggttctattggtggatggcctggactgcaggtggccagtTCTATTGGTGGATGGCCTGGACTGCAGGCGGGCAGTTCTATTGGTGGATGGTCTGGACTGCAGTCGGCCGGTTCTATTGGTGGACGGCCTGGACTGCAGGTGGGCAGTTCTATTGGTGgatggtctggactgcaggtggccggttctaTTGGTGGACGGTCTGGACTGTCCTTTTcgtgaccttagtaaagcatttgacaaagtatctcatattatacttattgaaaaaatgaccaaatctgggattgacaaggcaactgttaggtggattcacaactggctgagtgatcgtactcaaagagtggtcataaatggctgcacatccaagtggaagaatgtatcaagtggggaccacaaggctctgtctggggcccagtggtggtcaacattgttataagtgaTCTGGagaaggaaattgatgggaaactgatcaaatttgctgatgacacaaagctaggagggatagctaacactagggaagagaagatcaaaaagatctagaaaagcttgcacagtggtcgacgactaacagaatagtatttaacaaggagaaatgcaaagtcctacatctgggcaagaaaaatgaagaaagcacatacagaatgggaggaattgggctaagcagcagcacatgtgaaaaagacttgggtatactaatagattatagactgaacaggagtcaacaatgtggtgcagcagccaaaaaggcaaatacaattctgggatgtattaagagaagcatagagtctagatcacgtgaggtcattatctccctctactcttccttagtcagacctcatagtATTCTGGCTGCTCATCAGTCCCGCGTCGGCTTTACCAGATTTTTCCTTTCATAATGCGTcaaatgtttcctattggttgacggtctggactgcaggcgaacGGTTCTATTGGTGGACGGTCTGGACTGCAGACGGCCGGTTCTATTGGTTGTCGGTCTGGACTGCAGGAGGCCAATTCTATTGGTGgatggtctggactgcaggtgaccAGTTCCATTGGTGCAattctggactgcaggtggccggttctattggtggacgttctggactgcaggtggccggttctaTTGGTGAACGGTCTGAACTGCAGTTGGCGGGTTTTATTGGTGGacagtctggactgcaggcggccggttctattggtggacgttctggactgcaggtggccggttctattggtggacggtctggactgcaggcggccggttctatTGGTGAACGGTCTGAACTGCAGTTGGCCGGTTCTATTGGTGGAcgttctggactgcaggtggccggttctattggtggacggtctggactgcaggcggccggttctatTGGTGAACGGTCTGAACTGCAGTTGGCCGGTTCTATTGGTGGAcgttctggactgcaggtggccggttctattggtggacagtctggactgcaggcggccggttcacccccggactcttctgggaagccatgctgttgtgatgaatgCAGTTATGGTTTAGCATTGTGTTGCTGAATTatgcaagcccttccctgatagaGATGTCTGGATGGGGTATATGTtcttctacaacctctatatgCTGTCAGCATTTATAGTGCCTGTCAGGATGTGTGCGCTGCCCGTACCATTGGCACTAATgccccccataccatcagagatgcaggactctgctctgataacaagctggatgttcctctcctcttgagtccgcaggacgcGGCATCCGGGGTTTACAAAAACAATTTGATACTTTGATTCATCTGCCCACAGCACAGTTCTCCCTTTTGCCTCGGTCCATTGTAAATGATCTTTGGTccagagaagatgccggcgtttctggattgtgttgatatacggCTTCTTCTCCGCATGATGCAGCTATAATTTACATTAGCGGATTGTACGGTGAggtgtgttcacagacaatgatttctggaagtattcctgagcccatgcagtgatttacattacagactgtatataatgcAGCGCCGCCTGAGGACCGCAGACCTCCAGCATCCACTATGGACCGTCGGCCTCGTACCTTGTGCGCATGAAGTTCTACAGATCCTCTGAATCCGTTGATGATAttttgtactgtagatggtgggtaTCCACAGACTTTGCCATTTtaatttgaggaacattttttctGAGATTGTTCACCAAATTTTAGACACAGTTTTCACATATTGGTGAACTtccgaccatctttgcttctgagagactctgcctctctaacatgctctttttatacacagttgtgtgacttaaggcccatttacactggatgaatgtcaggctaacgatgcccgacactcgtccctgtgtgtacccgctcccgtgctgctgcacagcagGGAAGCCAGGATGGCtgtaggagatttcactcctcgctctcccccacccctctccattcacttatgtAATTTTGTAATCTGCGAGTCGAGGCAGCTTGTAAATTGCACCACCACCCCACTGACGTCAATGAAAGTGCAAGATCGCAAGGCTACACAATAAGCTCAAGTCACTTGACCCCTTATCAGGGCCAAAGTCACTGTGTAGCCCAAGCTTTAAGCTAGAGTTGGATAAAGTTTAAGGCAGCAAGTGTTCACCTATGCAGAATGAACTTTCTCACATACTTGAGCAGGGAGAGGTGCGGATTGAACCTTGCTCACATACTTGACACGTTGCTCCCTGACGTGCGATCACCTGCCCTCCTTATATAACGTTCAAACTACCATTTCTTGCAACCGCTATCAGTCATGGCCTCTTCCGATGTGAGATGCAAGCAGAACTGCTCCATCTGTCTGAGCACTTATATAGACGCTGTAACCCTGGgatgtggacacaacttctgccGGGTCTGTATTCATCGTGTGCTGGATACACAGGACGAGGCTGGAGTTTATTCCTGTCCTGAATGCCGAGAAGAGTTTCCAGAGCGGCCGGTGTTAGAGAACATCGAAAAATGTTATGACGCAGTGGAGAGAGACATGTCTACTCAGCCAGATCCGGAGGAGATCACCGGGATCCTCTGCACTTACTGCATTCACTCTCCTGTACCGGCTGCTAAATCCTGTCTGCTGTGTGAGGCTTCGCTGTGTGATCACCACCTGAGAGTTCACAGCAAGGCAGCAGAACACGTCCTCACTGAGCCCAGCGCCAACCTGGAGGTCAGGAAATGCGACATCCATAAGAGAGGCCTGGAATATTACTGCATTGAGGACGCTGCTTGTATCTGTGCATCTTGCAGCTTGACCGGAAAGCATAAGGGACATCAAATAGAGCTTCTAGATGAGGCTTTGCTCAAGAAGAAGAAGTGGCTGCGAAATGTATCAGACAATTTGCTCGCAAAGAGGGAAGGAAATGTATCCAGGATCGAGGCCTTGTGTAAGCACATTACGGATGTCCATGAGAGAGCTCAGGCCACAAATCAGAGTATCTCTGGCCTCTTTATAGATATCAGGAGACAGGTTGACGACCTGGAGAAGGTGGTCTGCAGTGAGATCTCCAGGCAGGAAGAGCAGATGTCTCTGTCAGTCTCTGATCTGATCCAACACCTGGAAATTGAGAAAGACGATTTGCATAGGACAATAGTTTCTTTTCAGCAGATGAGCCTGATGAGGGATCCAATTGTAGTCTTAAGAAATCAAGAGCtttacagatacaatacaggtaaaATTGATACCTGTACAGAAGATGATATGCATACCATAGGTGATCTGGATATACTTCCCATTTCTTATATGATACACAGAGCCATGAGAAGAATTATTGAAGAGGCAAACTCAAGGGGTTTCAGGGAGCCTACAGCTTCCGGCATTTTACTGGATATAAACACTGCAGGTAAGAATGTAGCAGTGTCTGATACCTTCCAAATGGCCTCCTGGTCTGAAGTAAGCCCAAACCATCAGGCAACCTCCAAAACCTTTCAGTCCTGTCAAGTCTTAAGCATAAATTACTTTTCCTCAGGGGAACATTTCTTGGAAGTGGACAGCAAAGCCGGAGGGGACTGGTGTGTGGGAATGAGTTATGATACTATAGACAGGAAAGGGGAGAGGTGCATCATTGGGCACAACGATAAGTCTTGGGGACTGCGTCTATGGAGCAATCAGTATTCTGTTGTACACGACTCACGTGTAGTCCTGCTACCAGTTCAGCCTTCCTGCAAGAAACTAGGTCTGTATCTGGATTATGAGGCAGGGCGGCTGTCTTTTTATGAGCTGAGTGACCccatcagacacttacacaccttcTCTGCCAAATTCACTGAGCCCCTTCGTATTCTGTGTTGGGTAATGGGCAGCTCTTTAAAGTTTCACCGTGGATCGCTGGTTCTATTGAGGAAGATACTTGACAATACAAAAGAAGTTCAGTTTTAAGAGGTTCATCATTTTTCCACATTGAAAGGTGTCAGTTTGACTTTTGCCGGCCTCACACATCAGATGGATGTCGGCTGAATGCGCTTTCGGCCTACAGTTATTTTGCCTGGCACCCTTACACACATTCACACATGAGAAGAAAGCTGTAGTTGGACACCTCTGGGGGTGGCTTTCTCTCACGCTACATCTTCCATCAATGGAGCGTTGGGAGGCCTcactatacacattagataattgGCCGGACTCGCTAAAATCGCCTAATGCTTATGGCCACCTTCAGAGTCACTTTTGAGATGTGATCAACATTCGAAATTGCTTCATGGGGATGTTGGTCATATCTTGGCTTCTTAATTTTTCTGATGTCTCTTGTATTGGAGTCTATACGCATACAACTTGCTACTACAAATCCAACAGTTTGGGATTTCGGTGGCTGTTAGGTCACAGTCTCTACAAGTTGTAGGTCCCACTGCATTCTTCATGCCACACGATCAAAGACGCCATGTTGGCCTAGAATAAGTTGTCTATGGTAACCTCCTGAGCTCCTCAAGTGATGAATGCAGTCAGACAGAATTTTACTTGACTCCATCAGGCgtatttgttaaaggggtattcagaaAATTGAATTTTATTATCTGTtcataagataggtgataaaagtctaatcgGTGAGGATCTTACCACTGACTCTCCCACTGATCCCGAGCATGAGGGTCCCTCCACAGTGATGTCCAAGGGAGCGATGGCCAAGCATGCTTGCAcagtgctactccattcatttcaatggggctgacagagatagccgagtacaagcacttggctatcacCGGCAGTCCCGCTGAAGATCAATAGAGTGGCACCACAAATGCTTGACTACCGTCCATTCAATCTCCTTTTCCctacagggggtgcagtgaggaggacagaggCACAGGACCCCCACTCTTGGGATCGATCAGACATtttttccctatcctgtggataagtgatGAAATTCTactttgggaatacccctttaaaaacctGCAGCAGAATTATAATGTTACTCACAAAGTTGTGTAAATAAttgtaactttttgatcactttgctaaaagtgggtggggcttagcaAAAGGGTGTGTGGCTTTATTATGGACGTATTataatttactcaagaagcaccTATGAGCTGACGtagatttctcattttgcctccttTACTGGCCAGACATGCCAGATTGATTAACGCAGCGCTCTTTACTTAGGCCGCCATATAAATCATCGGTCTAGGTAGATTCTGCCAGCGGATTTGGAGGACGTTAGGAGCTCTTTTACACGGTGGGGTTTAGGGTCTTTGGCGTCATGTTGATGACATTAGCGGGTGACATAGCGCCGCGTGTCTGTCACTGAATCGCTGTGGAACCATGCCGGCCATTTGCCAGCTTTGTATTTCTCTCTTGAAGGTCAGCGGTGGGGCAGCGCCATTGTTGTGCCAGCTTAACGCAGACAAAAAGTCTCAGCTGTGGAAAGCGAGCAGATGGCATGAATGTTCAGCT
The nucleotide sequence above comes from Eleutherodactylus coqui strain aEleCoq1 chromosome 2, aEleCoq1.hap1, whole genome shotgun sequence. Encoded proteins:
- the LOC136610095 gene encoding E3 ubiquitin/ISG15 ligase TRIM25-like is translated as MASSDVRCKQNCSICLSTYIDAVTLGCGHNFCRVCIHRVLDTQDEAGVYSCPECREEFPERPVLENIEKCYDAVERDMSTQPDPEEITGILCTYCIHSPVPAAKSCLLCEASLCDHHLRVHSKAAEHVLTEPSANLEVRKCDIHKRGLEYYCIEDAACICASCSLTGKHKGHQIELLDEALLKKKKWLRNVSDNLLAKREGNVSRIEALCKHITDVHERAQATNQSISGLFIDIRRQVDDLEKVVCSEISRQEEQMSLSVSDLIQHLEIEKDDLHRTIVSFQQMSLMRDPIVVLRNQELYRYNTGKIDTCTEDDMHTIGDLDILPISYMIHRAMRRIIEEANSRGFREPTASGILLDINTAGKNVAVSDTFQMASWSEVSPNHQATSKTFQSCQVLSINYFSSGEHFLEVDSKAGGDWCVGMSYDTIDRKGERCIIGHNDKSWGLRLWSNQYSVVHDSRVVLLPVQPSCKKLGLYLDYEAGRLSFYELSDPIRHLHTFSAKFTEPLRILCWVMGSSLKFHRGSLVLLRKILDNTKEVQF